A DNA window from Robbsia sp. KACC 23696 contains the following coding sequences:
- a CDS encoding prepilin peptidase produces MAIQVISSGLRVFVLVVLWWLAVSDVRYRRLPNVGALIIGLTFAAFAALNHIGWHYVATHVLTGIVALAICLVLFALRILGGGDAKLLSVLFLWSGPLLAAPMLTVISLTGTVVGVLSYATRRLEPGKGRGVVRALALFSAARGVPYGVAIAAGASCMILWPWILPSLLPLLTPKQVPLH; encoded by the coding sequence ATGGCAATTCAAGTGATTTCATCGGGTCTCCGGGTTTTCGTGTTGGTCGTGTTGTGGTGGCTGGCGGTGTCCGATGTACGATATCGACGTCTGCCGAATGTCGGTGCCCTCATCATCGGCCTGACGTTCGCGGCGTTTGCCGCGCTGAACCACATTGGTTGGCATTACGTCGCGACGCATGTGCTTACGGGCATCGTGGCGCTGGCCATCTGTCTTGTTTTATTCGCGTTACGCATACTGGGCGGCGGTGACGCGAAGTTGTTGTCCGTCTTGTTTTTATGGTCCGGCCCGCTCCTCGCTGCGCCTATGCTGACCGTGATCTCGCTGACGGGGACCGTCGTGGGTGTGTTGAGTTATGCCACACGACGCCTCGAGCCAGGTAAGGGACGCGGTGTGGTTCGTGCGTTGGCGTTGTTTTCGGCCGCTCGCGGTGTGCCTTACGGTGTGGCGATAGCCGCCGGGGCTAGCTGCATGATACTGTGGCCGTGGATACTACCTTCGCTTCTGCCTCTGCTGACGCCGAAGCAGGTTCCGCTCCACTGA
- a CDS encoding type II and III secretion system protein family protein, translating into MSKSRITHQMVPHRLLALASASLACVWTLPVSAAPGVSIVGGQGDGMSAKAPATAAPGRVAINSPGVGGNVASSPLLPLEVGKGTMLTLPAPAASVFIVDPAIADVQAPSPRNLFVLAKKWGTTTLYVMAADGKTILQRTVQVGPALDSVRELVRSRFPSMNVHMDVADGALVLSGSAADASDADAVVQAVKQFVSPTTSVINRMTVTQSQQIQLRVRITEVDRNVTQQLGINWNAFGTAAGKFIGGIYNGRSIYDFSQTVTGQAAGAYPVTIQANNVYSFIGGFKVGSTDIEGVLDALNQEGLISVLAEPNLVALSGQTASFLAGGEYPVPVSETNGAIGVSFKQYGVKLDFTPTVLNDGRISLKVRPEVSQIDTTVGVTSNAITIPGLSVRRADTTVELSSGQSFAIAGLLQAMSSDTVSQVPGLGAIPILGKLFQSKKYTNNKSELVITVTPYMVKPTDPGKLRSPLDSLTGIRNDAEYSMGRASGASPDDNAPRLRGSAGYVY; encoded by the coding sequence ATGAGCAAGTCTCGAATTACGCACCAGATGGTCCCGCATCGCTTGCTCGCGCTGGCCAGCGCGAGTTTGGCGTGCGTGTGGACGCTGCCGGTGTCGGCGGCGCCCGGCGTGTCGATCGTCGGTGGTCAGGGCGACGGCATGTCCGCCAAGGCGCCTGCGACGGCCGCGCCGGGCCGTGTCGCGATCAACAGTCCTGGCGTGGGCGGCAATGTCGCATCGTCGCCGCTGCTGCCGCTCGAAGTCGGCAAGGGCACGATGCTGACCTTGCCGGCACCGGCTGCGTCGGTCTTTATCGTCGACCCGGCGATTGCCGACGTTCAAGCACCGAGTCCGCGTAACCTGTTCGTGCTCGCCAAGAAGTGGGGCACGACGACGCTCTACGTGATGGCCGCCGACGGAAAGACGATTCTGCAGCGCACGGTGCAGGTCGGCCCCGCGCTCGACAGCGTGCGCGAGCTGGTCCGCAGCCGTTTCCCGTCGATGAACGTGCATATGGACGTGGCCGATGGCGCGCTGGTGCTGAGCGGCTCCGCCGCGGATGCATCCGATGCCGATGCCGTGGTGCAGGCCGTCAAGCAGTTCGTCAGCCCGACGACCAGTGTGATCAATCGCATGACCGTGACGCAGTCGCAACAGATTCAATTGCGTGTCCGCATCACCGAAGTCGATCGCAATGTCACGCAGCAGTTGGGTATCAACTGGAATGCGTTCGGCACGGCCGCCGGAAAGTTCATCGGCGGCATCTATAACGGTCGCTCGATCTACGATTTCTCGCAGACGGTGACGGGTCAAGCAGCCGGTGCCTATCCGGTGACGATCCAGGCCAACAATGTGTATTCCTTCATCGGCGGATTCAAAGTTGGCAGTACCGATATCGAAGGCGTGCTGGACGCGCTGAATCAGGAAGGCCTGATCAGCGTATTGGCCGAGCCGAATCTCGTCGCGCTGTCGGGTCAGACCGCGAGCTTTCTGGCCGGTGGCGAATATCCGGTGCCGGTTTCTGAGACAAATGGTGCGATCGGCGTGTCGTTCAAGCAGTACGGCGTCAAGCTGGATTTCACGCCGACCGTGCTCAACGACGGGCGCATCAGTTTGAAAGTGCGGCCGGAAGTCAGCCAGATCGATACGACCGTCGGCGTCACGTCGAATGCCATCACGATCCCGGGCTTGTCGGTACGTCGGGCGGATACGACGGTGGAACTGTCCAGCGGGCAGAGCTTTGCCATCGCGGGCCTGTTGCAGGCCATGTCGAGCGATACCGTCTCCCAGGTGCCGGGCCTCGGTGCGATTCCGATCCTGGGCAAATTGTTCCAGTCGAAGAAATATACGAATAACAAGTCCGAGCTGGTCATCACGGTGACGCCGTATATGGTGAAGCCGACCGATCCGGGCAAGTTGCGTTCGCCTCTGGATAGCCTGACAGGCATACGAAATGATGCCGAGTACAGCATGGGTCGGGCGAGTGGCGCGTCGCCGGATGACAATGCGCCGCGATTGCGCGGTAGTGCCGGCTATGTGTATTGA
- the cpaB gene encoding Flp pilus assembly protein CpaB: MSNVIKLLLLLVGSVLVLFIAKTVISLSTRGPEQAPPESKIRVSAADLPQGLLLRDDDLQWKGVAADKIPPDAIVSGAAGAPDLKGALLRHAVTAGTVLHATDVILPNAPGFLAATLKPGMLAVSVAVDDVSGNAGLIEPGDYVDLILTQQAPDNGTGGNARSFVSETVLQHVRVLASGSELERPKNADGSNTQQRSARTVTLEVTPHMSEVVSVAGRLGSLSLALRSFATTTRDAGPGSVGASGLQGITQVGPSTDALPPPVWSRDVTRALQAPAPAPTGAPRMAPVQRPVAIYRGSTRDTAAESAAGAAPSGGTGAPPLPPGMMAPQAQ; encoded by the coding sequence ATGTCGAACGTCATCAAGTTGTTGTTACTGCTGGTGGGATCGGTCCTCGTCTTGTTCATCGCGAAGACCGTCATCTCGCTGAGCACACGCGGTCCCGAGCAAGCACCTCCTGAGTCCAAGATCCGCGTCAGCGCGGCCGACCTGCCGCAAGGTCTGTTGTTGCGCGACGACGATCTGCAATGGAAAGGGGTCGCGGCGGACAAGATTCCCCCCGATGCGATCGTCTCCGGCGCTGCCGGCGCACCGGACCTGAAGGGTGCGCTGCTGCGTCACGCAGTGACCGCAGGGACCGTTCTTCACGCGACCGATGTAATCCTGCCGAACGCGCCCGGTTTTCTGGCCGCGACACTGAAGCCCGGTATGCTCGCGGTATCCGTTGCCGTCGATGACGTCTCCGGCAACGCCGGCTTGATCGAGCCGGGCGACTATGTCGATCTCATCTTGACGCAGCAGGCGCCGGACAACGGCACCGGAGGCAATGCGCGCTCTTTCGTCAGCGAAACCGTGTTGCAGCATGTGCGCGTGCTGGCGTCGGGCTCCGAATTGGAACGTCCCAAAAATGCGGACGGCAGCAACACGCAGCAGCGCTCCGCCCGCACGGTGACGTTGGAAGTCACGCCGCACATGAGTGAAGTGGTATCGGTGGCGGGTCGTCTGGGCAGCTTGTCGCTGGCCTTGCGGAGTTTCGCGACGACGACGCGAGACGCCGGCCCCGGCAGTGTCGGTGCTAGCGGATTGCAGGGCATCACGCAAGTCGGGCCATCTACCGATGCGTTGCCGCCGCCTGTGTGGTCCCGTGATGTGACGCGTGCATTGCAGGCCCCCGCGCCGGCACCGACGGGAGCGCCTCGGATGGCGCCAGTGCAGCGTCCTGTCGCGATCTATCGCGGTTCGACACGCGATACGGCGGCCGAGTCGGCTGCCGGGGCGGCACCGTCGGGCGGCACGGGTGCGCCGCCCTTGCCGCCCGGTATGATGGCCCCGCAAGCACAGTAG
- a CDS encoding endo alpha-1,4 polygalactosaminidase, producing the protein MGFYRNGASLGAGRLANLAMALLAIFLPAKFAAAQSHAPLPSVALYYGATPPIDALKRFDIVVLDPDAQFDPRTERDGHTAWYAYVSVGEVHPNRSYYQAIPKAWRPSENKDWASDVIDQTAPGWPAFFVDKVVAPLWKKGYRGFFLDTLDSFQLISKTDAQRAAQKQGLERVVRLLASRYPKAKLIFNRGFEILPDVHSSVQMVAFESLYQGWNASKKEYVDVPQADRDWLLGQVNIIQGQYKIPIIAIDYCAPDDVKCRKETVIKITEHGFIPYVTDAGLNDVGLGNDQTADSAPGAAAKPR; encoded by the coding sequence ATGGGGTTTTATCGGAATGGCGCATCTTTGGGTGCCGGTCGGCTTGCCAATCTGGCGATGGCGTTGCTGGCCATCTTTCTGCCGGCGAAATTCGCCGCGGCACAGAGCCACGCGCCCCTACCGTCGGTCGCGCTGTACTACGGCGCGACCCCGCCCATCGATGCGCTGAAACGCTTCGACATCGTCGTGCTCGATCCGGACGCGCAATTCGATCCGCGCACCGAGCGCGATGGGCATACCGCCTGGTATGCCTATGTGAGCGTGGGCGAAGTGCATCCGAACCGCAGCTACTACCAGGCCATTCCGAAGGCCTGGCGTCCCTCCGAGAACAAGGACTGGGCATCCGATGTCATCGACCAGACGGCGCCTGGCTGGCCGGCGTTCTTCGTCGATAAGGTGGTGGCACCGTTGTGGAAGAAGGGCTATCGCGGCTTCTTTCTCGACACGCTGGACTCGTTCCAACTGATCTCGAAGACGGACGCGCAACGTGCCGCGCAGAAGCAGGGGCTCGAGCGGGTCGTGCGCCTGCTCGCCTCGCGATATCCAAAGGCGAAACTGATCTTCAATCGTGGGTTCGAAATCCTGCCCGACGTCCATTCGTCGGTACAGATGGTCGCGTTTGAGTCGCTATATCAAGGGTGGAACGCGTCGAAGAAGGAGTATGTCGACGTCCCGCAAGCAGACCGCGACTGGCTGCTCGGGCAGGTGAATATAATCCAGGGTCAATATAAAATCCCTATTATCGCGATAGATTATTGCGCGCCTGACGATGTGAAATGTCGGAAAGAAACCGTAATAAAAATTACAGAGCACGGTTTTATTCCTTATGTCACCGATGCCGGCCTGAACGATGTGGGCCTGGGCAACGATCAAACCGCCGACAGCGCCCCGGGCGCGGCCGCAAAGCCTCGATAA
- a CDS encoding CpaD family pilus assembly lipoprotein, whose product MKNAMRWQGRLSVAAILLLGACAEPPLGMHDASVIGYDGKNAIAPDCDSLTEASVVGSATARPRPSMAWGCATYTNLAAQLARPADVVAPHPLTPADAAVAASAVARYQRGEVMKLQDNALKAGSS is encoded by the coding sequence ATGAAAAATGCAATGCGTTGGCAAGGCCGCTTGTCCGTCGCCGCGATCTTGCTTCTAGGCGCGTGCGCCGAGCCGCCGCTCGGCATGCACGATGCGTCCGTCATCGGCTATGACGGTAAGAACGCCATCGCGCCGGACTGTGACAGTCTGACGGAAGCGTCGGTGGTTGGATCAGCCACGGCCCGGCCGCGTCCTTCGATGGCGTGGGGATGTGCCACCTACACCAATCTGGCAGCGCAATTGGCCCGACCGGCCGATGTGGTCGCGCCGCATCCGCTGACCCCGGCCGATGCCGCCGTCGCCGCAAGCGCGGTGGCGCGCTACCAGCGTGGAGAGGTGATGAAGTTGCAAGACAATGCATTGAAGGCGGGAAGTTCCTGA
- a CDS encoding Flp family type IVb pilin translates to MSKFLKAFARDERGVSAMEYAVLAGIVVLALAGVGTTFKSQVSTMFSKLFSNATTTQGS, encoded by the coding sequence ATGTCGAAGTTTCTCAAGGCTTTTGCTCGTGACGAGCGCGGTGTCAGCGCAATGGAATACGCAGTGCTGGCAGGTATCGTCGTTTTGGCTCTGGCAGGCGTCGGTACGACGTTCAAGAGCCAAGTGAGCACGATGTTCAGCAAGCTGTTCTCGAACGCGACCACGACGCAAGGTAGCTAA
- a CDS encoding AAA family ATPase: protein MSPAIPVTVKPSGARVADFVAFVADKETEQVLRRYVLDQALPHVHVAIGSIDEAIAYLAKVERSPLLLMIDLHGSAMPLSDLMRLSEVCEPSVQVVALGERNDVGLYRSLLKIGLRDYLVKPLTVELLTRTFDFSEGRVRDVSSSRTGKIITFTGTRGGVGVTTLAVGLARHLSGRTHRRVVYVDLDLQGGGASSMLGLKSNDGLVDVLENAHRLDPQYVERTLMSNQSRLFMLSAELDINKHPEFAAQSLTRVLELLSNSFHYVLMDAPRTVTPLIEEAFDRSARVYVVTDRTVHSTRQAVRLMKHIEQRDHNPQTSVLVNNPNGAVAGKVDVSDLDAALGRNTLQEFRFEQKSLMIAENLGENPKEAAASQFHHSITTLANDLTGQRTAKSVGWMDKLKGKVKRS, encoded by the coding sequence ATGAGCCCTGCTATTCCTGTCACCGTCAAACCCAGTGGCGCGCGTGTCGCGGACTTTGTCGCGTTCGTCGCCGACAAGGAGACGGAACAGGTCTTGCGGCGCTACGTGCTGGATCAGGCGCTTCCGCACGTGCATGTCGCCATCGGCTCGATCGACGAAGCGATTGCCTACCTTGCCAAGGTCGAGCGTTCGCCGTTGTTGCTGATGATCGATTTGCACGGCTCGGCCATGCCCTTGTCGGATCTGATGCGCTTGTCCGAAGTCTGTGAACCGTCGGTGCAAGTGGTGGCGCTCGGCGAACGCAACGATGTCGGCTTGTATCGCAGTCTGTTGAAGATCGGCTTGCGCGACTATCTCGTCAAGCCGCTGACCGTCGAGTTGCTGACGCGCACCTTCGATTTTTCCGAAGGGCGTGTGCGCGATGTGTCGTCGTCGCGGACCGGGAAAATCATCACGTTTACCGGCACGCGTGGCGGCGTGGGCGTCACGACGCTGGCGGTCGGGCTCGCGCGACATCTGTCCGGGCGGACCCATCGCCGCGTTGTCTATGTCGACCTGGATCTGCAGGGCGGCGGCGCGAGTTCGATGCTCGGGCTGAAAAGCAACGACGGGCTGGTCGACGTGCTGGAAAATGCGCATCGGCTCGATCCGCAGTATGTCGAGCGGACGTTGATGTCGAATCAAAGCCGCCTTTTCATGCTCAGCGCCGAGCTGGATATCAACAAGCATCCGGAGTTCGCGGCGCAGTCGCTGACGCGCGTTCTGGAGCTGCTGAGTAACAGCTTCCACTACGTGCTGATGGATGCCCCGCGGACGGTGACGCCCTTGATCGAAGAAGCGTTCGATCGATCGGCGCGGGTATACGTCGTGACGGACCGGACGGTTCATTCGACGCGTCAAGCGGTACGCCTGATGAAGCATATCGAGCAACGCGATCACAATCCGCAGACCTCGGTGCTGGTGAACAATCCCAACGGCGCGGTGGCGGGAAAAGTGGATGTCAGTGATCTGGATGCCGCGCTCGGACGTAATACGTTGCAGGAGTTCCGCTTCGAACAGAAGTCGCTGATGATCGCCGAGAATCTCGGGGAAAATCCGAAGGAAGCGGCAGCGAGCCAGTTCCATCATTCCATCACCACATTGGCGAACGATCTGACCGGCCAGCGTACGGCAAAGTCGGTGGGATGGATGGATAAGCTCAAAGGCAAAGTGAAGAGGTCGTGA
- a CDS encoding CpaF family protein, translating into MPAAAPTPTHAASSSQPSQSSSSAASGGSSAQSAAAATSASGAAVPAQAPIEGNAALIRSEEYKAIRQGVFISMNASAAVGRTREQMQPVVDQLVATIAQREQLNITMTEQRQIVGELLNDMFGLGPIEPLLADDAVTDIMVNGPDQIYVERGGKLELSPYKFRDNAHVVTVAQRIAANIGRRVDESSPMVDARLADGSRVNVVLPPLAIHGGCISIRKFSKRNITLFRMAQQGNLSEAMANVLKLASTCRLNVLISGGTGSGKTTLLNALSHFIGLGERTLTIEDAAELQLVQPHVVSLETRPENTEGLGAVNQRDLVRNALRMRPDRIILGETRGAEAFDVLQAMNTGHDGSMTTIHANSPRDAITRLESMVMMANGNLPLLSIRRQIASAVHMILQVERMRDGMRRVTRLTEIVGMEGDVIITQDLFAFKYDASAYSEEVKGTFECASIRPAFTPRAAYYGLEQALMDAMRAS; encoded by the coding sequence ATGCCGGCGGCGGCACCGACGCCGACGCATGCCGCATCGTCCTCGCAGCCGTCGCAGTCGTCGTCTTCGGCCGCGTCGGGCGGATCGTCGGCGCAGTCCGCGGCGGCCGCGACGTCCGCATCAGGCGCCGCGGTGCCGGCGCAGGCGCCCATCGAAGGGAATGCCGCACTGATTCGCTCGGAAGAGTACAAGGCCATTCGCCAGGGCGTCTTCATCTCGATGAATGCTTCGGCGGCGGTCGGACGGACACGCGAGCAGATGCAGCCGGTGGTCGATCAGCTCGTGGCGACGATCGCGCAGCGCGAGCAATTGAACATCACGATGACGGAGCAGCGCCAGATCGTTGGCGAACTGCTGAACGATATGTTCGGCCTCGGGCCGATCGAGCCCTTGCTCGCCGACGACGCCGTCACCGACATCATGGTGAACGGCCCGGACCAGATCTACGTGGAACGGGGCGGCAAGCTCGAGCTCAGTCCGTACAAATTTCGAGATAACGCGCACGTCGTGACCGTCGCGCAGCGGATTGCCGCCAACATCGGTCGGCGTGTCGACGAAAGCAGCCCGATGGTGGATGCGCGTCTGGCCGACGGCAGTCGGGTCAACGTGGTGCTGCCGCCTTTGGCGATTCACGGCGGCTGCATATCGATTCGGAAATTCTCGAAGCGCAATATCACGCTTTTCAGAATGGCCCAGCAGGGCAACCTGTCCGAGGCGATGGCCAATGTGTTGAAGCTGGCCAGTACCTGTCGTCTCAATGTGCTGATCTCCGGCGGTACCGGGTCGGGCAAGACGACCTTGCTCAATGCGCTGTCGCACTTCATAGGCTTGGGCGAACGTACGTTGACGATCGAAGATGCGGCGGAACTGCAATTAGTGCAGCCGCACGTCGTCAGTCTGGAAACGCGCCCTGAAAATACCGAAGGTCTCGGTGCGGTGAACCAGCGCGATCTGGTACGGAATGCCCTGCGGATGCGCCCGGACCGCATCATCTTGGGCGAAACGCGGGGTGCGGAAGCGTTCGACGTGCTGCAGGCCATGAACACCGGTCACGACGGCTCGATGACGACGATCCACGCGAACTCGCCGCGGGATGCGATCACGCGTCTTGAAAGTATGGTGATGATGGCCAACGGCAATCTGCCTTTGCTGTCGATCCGTCGCCAGATCGCCAGTGCCGTGCATATGATTCTGCAGGTCGAGCGGATGCGCGACGGTATGCGTCGCGTGACGCGCTTGACGGAGATCGTCGGCATGGAAGGCGACGTGATCATCACGCAGGATCTGTTCGCCTTCAAGTACGACGCATCGGCCTACAGCGAGGAAGTGAAGGGCACATTCGAATGTGCATCGATCCGCCCGGCGTTCACGCCGCGCGCAGCGTATTACGGACTTGAACAGGCGCTGATGGATGCGATGCGTGCCTCGTGA
- the pelG gene encoding exopolysaccharide Pel transporter PelG — MAGIGFELRKILRRETLAGAARAYAYAGLISSGPLILSIFGILIIGLLSIATVIPQFAIVQFQVSVTYLIAVSLILTGPLQLSFTRFISDRLFEKRHDLVLSNYNAVVLVAAILSAIVGVGAMIFSFHDTPLSYRVLMVIGFTVVSNIWIAVIFLSSVKQYRQILLVFFIGYSCVVGLALALNRYGLVGLLAGFVIGHIVLLAGLNALIYRDYRSHRFISFEVFDRKFTYPTLAWVGFLFNLGVWIDKFMFWYWPATSSPVIGPLRASVIYDIPIFIAYVCVMPGMAAFLVRIEADFVEFYDGFYDAVRNGATYAHIQDMRNMMVASVRAGLYEIIKVQLLVMLLIAAIGVPLLNALNITPLYLPLLVVDVVSASLQVLLLGLLNVFFYLDRRRTVLFLTALFAALNGLLTGVTLLIGPDAFGYGFAAALLIVVMLSVRILDRQFSTLEYETYMLHR, encoded by the coding sequence ATGGCCGGTATCGGATTCGAACTTCGCAAGATTTTGCGCCGGGAAACATTGGCCGGTGCCGCGCGCGCCTATGCCTATGCGGGCTTGATCAGCTCGGGGCCCCTGATTCTGTCGATCTTCGGCATTCTGATCATCGGCCTGCTCAGTATCGCCACCGTCATCCCGCAATTCGCCATCGTGCAATTCCAGGTGTCGGTGACCTACCTTATCGCGGTCAGTCTGATTCTGACGGGGCCGCTGCAGCTGTCGTTTACGCGCTTCATCTCAGATCGCTTGTTCGAGAAACGGCATGATCTCGTGCTGTCGAACTATAACGCGGTGGTGTTGGTCGCGGCGATCCTATCCGCGATCGTCGGCGTGGGCGCGATGATATTCAGCTTCCATGACACACCGCTGTCGTACCGGGTATTGATGGTCATCGGTTTCACCGTGGTCAGCAATATCTGGATCGCGGTGATCTTCCTGTCGAGCGTCAAGCAGTATCGTCAGATCCTTCTCGTCTTCTTCATCGGCTATAGCTGCGTGGTGGGCCTGGCCCTGGCCTTAAACCGATACGGCCTGGTTGGCCTGCTGGCAGGCTTCGTGATCGGCCATATCGTGCTGCTGGCGGGCTTGAACGCGCTGATCTATCGGGACTACCGCAGTCATCGTTTCATCTCGTTCGAGGTGTTCGATCGGAAGTTCACTTATCCCACATTGGCCTGGGTCGGCTTTCTGTTCAACCTCGGCGTGTGGATCGACAAGTTCATGTTCTGGTACTGGCCGGCCACCAGCAGTCCGGTGATCGGGCCGTTGCGGGCATCGGTGATTTACGACATTCCGATCTTCATCGCCTATGTCTGCGTGATGCCCGGCATGGCGGCCTTCCTGGTACGTATCGAAGCAGACTTCGTCGAGTTCTACGATGGCTTCTACGATGCGGTGCGTAACGGTGCCACGTATGCGCATATCCAGGACATGCGTAACATGATGGTGGCGAGCGTACGCGCCGGCTTGTATGAAATCATCAAGGTGCAACTGCTGGTCATGTTGCTGATCGCGGCGATCGGCGTGCCGTTGTTGAATGCATTGAATATCACGCCGCTCTATCTGCCGTTGTTGGTGGTGGACGTGGTCTCCGCAAGCCTGCAGGTGCTGCTGCTAGGCTTGCTGAATGTGTTCTTCTATCTGGATCGGCGTCGTACCGTTTTGTTTTTAACGGCGTTGTTCGCGGCATTGAATGGACTGCTGACGGGCGTGACGCTGCTCATCGGTCCCGATGCATTCGGGTATGGATTCGCCGCGGCCTTGCTGATCGTGGTGATGTTGTCGGTACGGATTTTGGATCGCCAGTTCAGCACGCTGGAGTACGAGACCTATATGCTGCATCGTTGA